From Cyclopterus lumpus isolate fCycLum1 chromosome 2, fCycLum1.pri, whole genome shotgun sequence, a single genomic window includes:
- the LOC117741443 gene encoding complement C1q-like protein 2 has protein sequence MVLLALAVAVPLLLLRTPETSGHYYEMMGTCRMVCDPYTPKPGGATAMEVIQNVNGVAPQPPMAQGSRGEPGRPGKPGSRGPPGEPGSPGPRGPPGQRGDGRLAFPAVSGPAGPDNGGTDGANSTANSFRIAFYVGLKNPHEGYEVLKFDDVITNLGDHYDASTGKFTCHVSGIYFFTYHVLMRGGDGTSMWADLCKNGQVRASAIAQDADQNYDYASNSAVLHLDSGDEIYVKLDGGKAHGGNNNKYSTFSGFILYPD, from the exons ATGGTTCTGCTGGCTCTGGCCGTCGCCgtcccgctgctgctgctccgcaCCCCAGAGACCTCCGGGCACTACTACGAGATGATGGGCACCTGTCGGATGGTTTGCGACCCGTACACCCCGAAACCGGGGGGCGCCACCGCCATGGAGGTGATCCAGAACGTGAACGGCGTCGCCCCTCAGCCACCGATGGCGCAAGGGAGCCGCGGGGAGCCGGGGCGACCGGGTAAACCCGGATCCAGGGGCCCGCCGGGAGAGCCGGGATCCCCGGGACCGAGGGGGCCACCGGGGCAGCGCGGCGACGGCAGGCTCGCCTTCCCCGCGGTGTCCGGACCCGCTGGCCCCGACAACGGCGGGACGGACGGTGCGAACTCCACCGCCAACAGCTTCAGGATCGCGTTCTACGTCGGCCTGAAGAACCCGCACGAGGGGTACGAGGTGCTGAAGTTTGACGACGTGATTACAAACTTGGGGGACCACTACGACGCGAGCACTGGGAAGTTCACCTGCCATGTGTCCGGGATCTACTTCTTCACCTACCATGTGTTGATGCGCGGAGGGGACGGGACCAGCATGTGGGCTGACCTGTGCAAAAACGGACAG GTACGGGCCAGCGCCATCGCCCAGGACGCCGACCAGAACTATGACTACGCCAGCAACAGTGCGGTGCTGCACCTGGACTCTGGGGACGAGATCTACGTGAAACTGGATGGCGGCAAGGCGCACGggggcaacaacaacaagtacaGCACCTTCTCCGGCTTCATCCTGTACCCCGACTAG